In Sulfuracidifex metallicus DSM 6482 = JCM 9184, a single window of DNA contains:
- a CDS encoding GTP-binding protein, whose protein sequence is MKYPRESDLGKIEYKLILSALDENRLESLATQMRFRLEEGNGEAFYVLGVSNDGDVIGMTKEEMQKSLDALEKIAELVNAKIVYKRIVEIGRGREVAEVLVRLFRDQVPIEINLAVMGHVNAGKSTLTGVLISGKYDDGNGSLRAVVARHLHEVISGRTSSISMRLLGFDDKGEVVNRSVRDPLDEADITMKSSKVIRLIDLGGHERYLRTTLKGLLGYDVNYVMLVVGADDGLSTMGREHLAIASILKFPVFVVITKVDKYPKERIDQIINDVKSVLKIPGINRLALEVEDEGDLLNSILAMKTTRVVPIFKVSNVTGKGIDLLLKLLNVLPSSTKRIVDELPLVYIDEIYNVTGVGPVVLGSVVRGSVSSNEDFYIGPDKAGEFKQVKVKSIQINRVFVDRASEGYIATFAIQGVNKEYLRKGMIMSKNKGLAVKRFKARVFILHHPTTIREGYVATMHLYTLRQAVKFEKIYKKVLRSGDSSEVILHFLYNPEYIEKGQIFVFREGRTRGIGVVLEPLA, encoded by the coding sequence ATGAAGTATCCGCGCGAAAGCGATTTAGGCAAGATAGAATATAAACTTATTCTTTCAGCCTTGGATGAGAACAGATTAGAATCGCTTGCCACGCAAATGAGATTTAGACTTGAGGAGGGAAATGGCGAAGCTTTCTACGTTTTAGGAGTAAGCAACGACGGAGACGTTATTGGAATGACCAAGGAGGAGATGCAAAAAAGCTTGGACGCACTAGAGAAGATAGCCGAGCTAGTAAATGCTAAAATAGTATATAAAAGAATTGTTGAAATAGGAAGAGGAAGAGAAGTTGCAGAGGTTTTAGTGAGGCTCTTTAGGGATCAAGTTCCCATTGAAATCAATCTAGCTGTGATGGGCCACGTTAACGCTGGCAAGAGCACTTTAACTGGAGTTTTAATTTCAGGTAAATATGATGATGGCAACGGATCACTTAGGGCAGTTGTAGCCAGACATCTGCATGAAGTAATTTCAGGTCGAACCTCGTCAATTAGCATGAGATTGTTAGGCTTCGACGATAAGGGAGAGGTAGTGAATAGGAGCGTTAGAGATCCTCTAGACGAAGCCGACATAACAATGAAGAGCTCAAAGGTGATTAGGCTAATTGACCTTGGAGGACATGAGAGATACCTTAGGACCACCCTTAAAGGACTTCTAGGCTACGATGTGAATTATGTGATGTTGGTTGTTGGGGCTGACGATGGTCTGAGCACAATGGGAAGGGAACATCTTGCCATAGCTTCTATATTAAAATTCCCAGTTTTTGTTGTAATAACTAAGGTAGATAAGTATCCAAAGGAACGTATAGATCAGATTATAAATGACGTCAAGTCGGTCCTAAAGATACCAGGAATAAACAGACTAGCCCTTGAAGTTGAGGACGAAGGAGACCTTTTAAATTCAATTCTAGCAATGAAGACGACTAGGGTAGTGCCCATATTTAAGGTTTCTAATGTTACTGGAAAGGGTATAGATCTCCTTTTGAAGCTTTTGAACGTCTTACCTTCATCTACAAAAAGGATAGTTGATGAGTTACCTTTAGTTTACATAGATGAAATATACAATGTAACGGGAGTAGGTCCAGTCGTACTGGGTTCAGTAGTTAGAGGTTCCGTCTCATCAAATGAAGACTTTTACATAGGTCCAGACAAAGCCGGAGAATTCAAACAAGTGAAGGTAAAGAGTATTCAAATAAATAGAGTATTCGTAGACAGGGCGAGCGAAGGCTACATTGCTACATTTGCAATACAAGGAGTGAATAAGGAATATCTCAGGAAGGGTATGATAATGTCAAAGAATAAGGGTCTTGCAGTGAAACGGTTCAAGGCTAGGGTATTCATTCTTCATCATCCTACTACAATAAGGGAAGGTTACGTAGCTACGATGCATCTCTATACTCTTAGGCAGGCTGTGAAGTTCGAGAAAATATATAAGAAAGTTCTAAGGAGCGGTGATTCAAGCGAGGTTATCCTTCATTTCCTATATAATCCTGAATATATAGAGAAAGGTCAGATATTCGTTTTTAGAGAAGGTAGAACTAGGGGGATCGGTGTGGTCTTAGAGCCATTAGCTTAG
- a CDS encoding SRPBCC domain-containing protein produces the protein MEIDGEESIKDSISLISFLSKKENLMCCIPGVTSRNGDKFITKTKVGFISIELNGEIKDFEVNNNVIKNTIEIQGAGMEVVVKTTLDVEEKVLKWKVEYEAKGSLAQSFRKIIDGQAEKVAKDIISCSLEKSGALK, from the coding sequence ATGGAAATCGATGGAGAGGAAAGCATAAAGGACAGCATTAGTCTAATTTCATTTTTATCTAAGAAGGAGAATTTAATGTGTTGCATACCGGGAGTTACAAGCAGGAACGGAGACAAGTTCATCACTAAGACAAAGGTAGGTTTCATTTCGATAGAGTTGAATGGAGAGATAAAGGATTTTGAAGTAAATAATAATGTAATTAAGAATACCATAGAAATTCAGGGCGCAGGGATGGAAGTAGTAGTTAAAACCACCCTTGACGTTGAGGAAAAAGTCCTAAAGTGGAAGGTAGAATATGAAGCTAAGGGAAGTTTGGCTCAGTCCTTTAGGAAGATAATAGATGGCCAAGCAGAAAAGGTAGCCAAGGATATAATCTCATGCAGCTTAGAGAAGTCTGGTGCACTGAAGTAA
- a CDS encoding SRPBCC domain-containing protein codes for MKYEGQVNVNASRQEIMSYMDNIEKLVPCFPKIKQFSKNQDGSYDVIGSVGIGFIKGEYKANVKLEKINDESLKMTAKGKGMNSNVDIDATIQVQDNLIKYSAEVKVSGTLATVGARMMGSAVEGIVNDLFSCFKKQIEKTQ; via the coding sequence ATGAAATACGAAGGGCAAGTAAACGTGAACGCATCAAGGCAGGAGATTATGTCTTACATGGATAACATAGAGAAGCTAGTTCCCTGCTTCCCTAAAATTAAACAGTTCTCTAAAAATCAGGACGGATCTTATGACGTAATAGGTAGCGTGGGTATAGGTTTCATAAAGGGGGAATATAAGGCAAATGTAAAGTTAGAGAAAATAAATGACGAAAGTCTAAAAATGACGGCTAAAGGAAAGGGAATGAACAGTAACGTGGACATAGATGCGACCATACAAGTACAAGACAATCTCATAAAATACTCAGCCGAAGTTAAGGTATCTGGTACATTGGCAACTGTAGGGGCTAGAATGATGGGATCTGCAGTAGAGGGTATAGTAAATGACCTTTTCTCATGTTTTAAAAAACAAATAGAGAAAACACAATAA
- a CDS encoding nucleotidyltransferase family protein: MENKHMVDVGAVILAAGEGKRFGGNKLLFKLNGEPIIKKVISVINIDRVIIVGKYADELIPFLKEEVVIYNPKWYEGMSTSIKLGVRFMKEHEFILIVLGDMPFLSQEDVKKIIDNAEGEVVVPVHGGRRGNPVLFRTSVMLRFLDKITGDQGMRNLISEMKIKEVECSEGILRDIDEKEDLP; the protein is encoded by the coding sequence ATGGAAAATAAACATATGGTAGACGTCGGTGCCGTGATATTAGCTGCGGGAGAAGGAAAAAGGTTCGGCGGAAATAAACTGCTATTCAAATTGAATGGTGAACCTATAATAAAGAAGGTAATCTCGGTGATTAACATTGATAGGGTAATAATAGTTGGCAAGTATGCTGATGAATTGATTCCCTTTCTTAAAGAAGAGGTTGTAATATATAATCCCAAGTGGTACGAGGGTATGAGTACATCGATAAAGCTTGGAGTTAGATTCATGAAGGAACATGAATTTATTTTAATAGTTCTGGGAGATATGCCATTCTTAAGTCAGGAAGACGTCAAAAAGATAATCGATAATGCAGAAGGAGAAGTCGTAGTTCCCGTTCATGGAGGGAGAAGAGGAAATCCAGTTCTATTTAGGACGTCCGTTATGTTAAGATTCCTAGATAAAATAACAGGAGATCAAGGTATGAGAAATTTGATAAGTGAAATGAAAATAAAAGAGGTGGAGTGTAGTGAAGGGATATTGAGGGATATAGATGAAAAGGAAGATTTACCTTAA
- the cutC gene encoding glyceraldehyde dehydrogenase subunit gamma, with product MKVVEPNEKVAIKLKVNGKEYEEVVEPRRLLVHVLRDLGFTGVHVGCDSSNCGACTVIMNGKSVKSCTLLAIEANGAEITTVEGLSSNGKLHPIQEGFWEKHGLQCGYCTPGMIMEAYFLLKENPNPTEEEIREGISGNLCRCTGYQNIVEAIKYASEKMKKQEIEKTT from the coding sequence ATGAAAGTTGTAGAACCTAACGAAAAAGTAGCAATAAAGCTGAAAGTAAACGGTAAAGAATACGAAGAAGTAGTTGAGCCAAGAAGACTTCTCGTTCATGTCTTACGTGACTTGGGATTCACTGGCGTTCATGTAGGTTGCGATTCTTCTAACTGTGGAGCATGTACGGTAATTATGAACGGAAAATCGGTAAAATCATGTACCCTTTTAGCCATAGAAGCTAACGGAGCTGAAATAACGACGGTTGAAGGTCTTAGCAGCAACGGTAAACTGCATCCTATTCAAGAGGGATTTTGGGAGAAACACGGACTTCAATGCGGTTATTGCACTCCCGGAATGATAATGGAAGCTTACTTCCTTTTAAAGGAGAATCCTAACCCAACGGAGGAGGAAATAAGGGAGGGAATCTCAGGGAACCTATGTAGATGCACTGGTTATCAAAACATAGTAGAGGCCATAAAGTACGCCTCAGAGAAAATGAAGAAACAAGAGATAGAGAAAACCACGTGA
- the cutB gene encoding glyceraldehyde dehydrogenase subunit beta, translating to MYPPKFGYVIPESVKEAIEFLESHDDARPLAGGHSLIPMLKLRIIRPSYLIELKTLQELKGLRKEGENYVIGALATHYEVKNAKIPLLSQTASVIADPQVRNMGTIGGSISNADPLSDYPAPLIAMDAKVIITSSKGERQVEFSQFQKDMFTTDLSQGELVKAIVVPLLQGYKTVYEKLERKAGDYAIVGVAVALKEEEGVIKDVRIGLTAVNNKAMRAKASEEILINNSLSEDLISKAAIAAIDYADPTTDIRGSAEYKKKMVKVMTEKALKSLVRQ from the coding sequence GTGTACCCTCCAAAATTCGGTTATGTTATTCCGGAAAGCGTGAAAGAAGCAATTGAGTTCCTTGAAAGCCACGATGATGCTAGACCTCTAGCTGGAGGACATTCTCTAATTCCTATGCTTAAATTAAGAATAATTAGACCGTCGTACTTGATAGAGTTGAAAACTTTACAAGAACTGAAGGGATTAAGGAAGGAAGGAGAGAATTACGTTATAGGAGCACTAGCCACTCATTACGAAGTGAAGAACGCGAAAATACCACTTCTAAGTCAAACCGCCTCAGTTATTGCAGACCCACAAGTTAGAAACATGGGAACCATAGGTGGAAGCATATCAAACGCCGATCCACTATCTGATTACCCTGCACCTCTGATAGCAATGGATGCTAAAGTGATAATAACATCAAGTAAAGGCGAAAGACAAGTGGAGTTTTCTCAGTTCCAAAAGGACATGTTCACAACGGATCTATCTCAAGGGGAATTAGTTAAAGCTATAGTAGTACCTTTATTGCAAGGATACAAGACAGTCTATGAAAAACTGGAAAGAAAGGCTGGAGATTATGCAATAGTAGGGGTCGCCGTGGCACTAAAGGAAGAGGAAGGTGTAATCAAAGACGTTAGAATAGGTCTTACTGCGGTAAACAATAAGGCAATGAGGGCCAAAGCTTCTGAGGAAATTTTAATTAACAATTCCCTTTCCGAAGATCTTATTTCAAAAGCTGCAATTGCAGCAATTGACTATGCAGATCCTACCACCGATATAAGAGGATCGGCGGAATACAAAAAGAAAATGGTAAAGGTTATGACTGAGAAAGCACTAAAGAGTCTGGTGAGACAATGA